In one Xyrauchen texanus isolate HMW12.3.18 chromosome 18, RBS_HiC_50CHRs, whole genome shotgun sequence genomic region, the following are encoded:
- the LOC127659028 gene encoding SLIT and NTRK-like protein 5, which produces MTAHLSAQRPSIFINMHMWILAISSFATFFSLIEMFDIYGDICRDLCLCEERDGIFTASCENRGIINLSEVTPLHLTSYHLLLTGNLLKKVSLNDFVHYEGLTILHLGNNDISEIEAGAFNGLQGLRRLHLNNNKLEALTDDTFLGLESLEYLQIDYNYISHIEPKALSILRHLEVLILNDNLLSTLPYNLFQFVPLTHLDLRGNQLKVLPYNGLLEHLSHIVELQLEENPWNCSCELIPLKAWLESISYTALVGDVVCETPFRLHGRDLDEISKQELCPRRAIAEYEMRAEPAHSGEILHKITPATATVSFASSNILRSTRPTKSSRSSGKLRAKPTSRTSSSKPQNYGPMLAYQTKSPVPVDCPSACTCNLQISDLGLNVNCQERKIESISVLDPKPYNPKKMYLTGNYISSVSDSDFSGATGLDLLHLGNNRIDIIHDRTFGQLIYLRRLYLNGNLIERLTEDMFYGLQSLQFLYLEYNVIREIAVSAFQQAPNLQLLFLNNNLLKTLPVGIFDGLSLARLNLRSNHFRTLPVAGVLEELTSLVQIDLFENPWDCSCVVVEMKNWLEQLNAGTVVNTVICESPLRLSGEDMRYIRSSHLCPENSHVQSSVVPPSEESFPGSTITLETALDYDTQYPAVPLSVLILALLLLFIISVFVAAGLFVVMMKRRKKSERLASLTTNPGLFNAIHKDRATLKSRPSVGHVYEYIPAAAEGVAKNGPYGANEANAIESYRDFEELNKALACNSDEEVGSNAISSEFSAGTPDALNRNSPLLDDNYFYRDILSRDQQASYRGNLPCKHGTHASAHCAPDFDVRHQYLDPERIQQTMVYCSTPTTVYIEPNRSEYWELKAKLHFEPDYLEVHEKRTTFTQF; this is translated from the coding sequence ATGACAGCACACCTCTCAGCTCAACGTCCATCCATCTTCATAAACATGCATATGTGGATACTGGCTATATCATCATTTGCCACGTTCTTCAGCTTAATTGAGATGTTTGACATTTATGGGGATATATGTAGAGACCTGTGTCTCTGTGAAGAAAGAGATGGGATCTTCACAGCCAGCTGTGAAAACCGAGGAATAATAAATCTGTCGGAGGTAACACCTTTACACCTCACTTCTTATCACCTTCTGCTCACTGGGAATCTGTTAAAGAAAGTCTCTCTCAACGATTTTGTTCATTATGAAGGACTCACCATATTACATCTCGGAAACAATGATATCTCAGAAATTGAAGCTGGGGCATTTAATGGACTCCAGGGATTAAGAAGACTGCACTTAAACAATAACAAACTTGAAGCTCTTACGGACGATACGTTCCTTGGGCTTGAGAGCTTGGAGTACCTACAGATAGACTACAATTATATTAGCCACATTGAACCAAAAGCCTTGAGCATATTACGTCATTTAGAGGTGCTCATTCTGAATGACAATTTGCTATCTACTCTGCCCTACAACCTTTTTCAGTTTGTTCCTTTAACTCATCTTGACCTGAGGGGAAATCAGCTCAAAGTTCTTCCCTATAATGGCCTTTTGGAACATCTGAGTCACATTGTTGAGTTACAGCTTGAAGAAAATCCTTGGAATTGCTCCTGTGAGCTCATTCCTCTCAAAGCGTGGCTCGAGAGTATATCCTACACGGCATTAGTCGGAGACGTGGTTTGTGAAACTCCTTTCCGCCTGCATGGGCGAGACCTCGATGAGATCTCCAAACAGGAACTATGTCCCCGGAGAGCCATCGCTGAGTATGAAATGCGAGCAGAACCAGCTCATAGTGGTGAGATTCTCCACAAAATCACACCGGCGACAGCGACGGTATCATTTGCATCCTCAAACATCTTGCGCTCTACAAGACCGACAAAAAGCAGCCGTTCGTCAGGGAAGCTACGCGCCAAACCCACTTCTCGCACGTCCTCCAGCAAACCACAGAACTATGGCCCGATGTTGGCCTACCAGACGAAATCTCCAGTTCCTGTGGACTGTCCCAGTGCATGCACATGCAACCTTCAAATCTCAGACCTCGGTTTAAACGTTAACTGTCAAGAGCGAAAAATCGAGAGCATTTCGGTTCTCGATCCCAAACCGTACAACCCGAAAAAGATGTACCTGACCGGTAATTACATCTCTTCTGTGAGCGATTCTGACTTCAGTGGCGCTACGGGATTAGACTTGCTTCACTTAGGCAACAATCGCATAGACATCATTCATGACCGAACATTTGGGCAACTAATATATCTGAGAAGGCTCTACCTGAATGGTAACTTAATAGAGCGACTCACTGAGGATATGTTCTATGGACTACAAAGCCTCCAGTTTCTCTATCTGGAATACAATGTCATCCGTGAGATAGCGGTAAGTGCCTTCCAGCAAGCTCCCAACCTTCAATTGCTTTTCCTCAACAATAACCTCCTCAAGACTCTACCAGTGGGGATCTTTGACGGATTAAGTCTAGCTCGATTAAATCTGCGCAGCAACCACTTTCGTACTCTACCAGTTGCCGGTGTGTTAGAAGAGCTCACGTCACTGGTACAAATAGATCTGTTTGAGAACCCCTGGGATTGCtcatgtgttgttgtggagatgAAGAATTGGTTGGAGCAGCTTAATGCTGGCACCGTGGTGAACACCGTCATTTGCGAATCTCCGTTGAGACTCTCGGGAGAGGATATGAGGTATATTCGTTCTTCTCATCTCTGCCCAGAAAATTCACATGTGCAGTCTTCAGTTGTCCCACCCTCAGAGGAATCCTTTCCTGGCAGTACTATCACCTTAGAAACAGCCTTGGATTATGACACACAATATCCCGCAGTCCCCCTCTCAGTGCTTATACTCGCCTTACTGCTTCTTTTTATAATATCCGTGTTTGTCGCTGCAGGGCTTTTCGTTGTCATGATGAAACGCCGCAAAAAGTCTGAACGCTTGGCTTCACTGACCACCAACCCAGGCTTGTTCAACGCAATCCACAAAGACAGGGCAACTCTGAAGTCTAGACCTTCCGTGGGCCACGTCTACGAGTACATTCCAGCTGCAGCAGAGGGCGTCGCCAAAAACGGCCCCTATGGTGCAAACGAGGCAAATGCAATTGAGAGTTACAGAGACTTTGAAGAGCTTAACAAAGCTCTGGCGTGTAACTCGGATGAAGAGGTGGGGAGCAACGCAATAAGCTCGGAGTTCAGTGCAGGCACGCCGGATGCGCTCAACAGAAACTCTCCTCTTTTGGATGACAATTACTTTTACAGAGATATCTTGTCGAGGGACCAGCAGGCTTCTTACAGGGGTAATTTACCATGCAAGCATGGCACACATGCTTCAGCTCACTGTGCGCCTGACTTTGATGTGAGACATCAATACTTGGATCCAGAAAGGATTCAGCAGACCATGGTGTACTGCTCGACACCAACCACCGTCTACATAGAGCCGAACAGAAGCGAATACTGGGAACTAAAAGCAAAGCTTCACTTTGAACCAGACTATTTGGAGGTTCACGAGAAAAGAACCACCTTCACCCAGTTCTGA